A stretch of Lactuca sativa cultivar Salinas chromosome 6, Lsat_Salinas_v11, whole genome shotgun sequence DNA encodes these proteins:
- the LOC111918106 gene encoding uncharacterized protein LOC111918106, giving the protein MESKSVSQPSPSNENKPNFKCPEGWTCTITKTEPSKIGKPFAICGGNGCSCVTEKSVKETVESTEGAKVFCECGEGWSCVVTKTEGSEAGKTYFECGEGCICVIDETNTVKVVCA; this is encoded by the exons ATGGAGTCTAAGAGTGTGAGCCAACCTTCTCCCAG CAATGAAAACAAGCCGAATTTCAAGTGCCCAGAAGGATGGACATGCACAATCACCAAAACTGAGCCTTCTAAGATCGGTAAACCATTCGCAATATGTGGTGGCAATGGTTGCTCATGTGTCAC TgagaaaagtgttaaagagacgGTGGAGAGTACAGAAGGAGCTAAAGTATTTTGCGAGTGTGGTGAAGGTTGGTCTTGTGTTGTAACCAAAACTGAGGGGTCTGAAGCTGGAAAGACATATTTCGAGTGTGGTGAGGGTTGCATATGTGTGATAGATGAAACAAACACTGTCAAGGTTGTATGTGCTTGA
- the LOC111918105 gene encoding putative gamma-glutamylcyclotransferase At3g02910 has translation MTISGNAVDPPKQTLIFSYGTLKRGFANHTLMQDLISSNDAVFIGNYVTDLHLPLVRGPHGVPFLLNLPGTGRHRVRGELYSVSDAGLQRLDVLEGITLGHYERLPITVSPEIRDAGSGGRRVAVRAEAYYAHRSFAEDMWRRSGQEGFESFSQEVAKGYVRRDLRPKDRTFREQITLFCSSI, from the coding sequence ATGACGATCTCCGGCAACGCCGTCGATCCACCCAAACAAACCCTAATCTTTTCATACGGCACTCTCAAACGAGGATTCGCTAACCACACCTTGATGCAGGATTTAATCTCCAGCAACGACGCCGTTTTCATAGGCAATTACGTAACCGACCTCCACCTACCTCTCGTCCGTGGTCCCCATGGCGTACCGTTCCTCCTCAACCTCCCTGGGACGGGTCGCCACCGTGTCCGCGGTGAGCTTTACTCTGTTTCGGACGCTGGACTTCAACGCCTCGATGTGCTTGAAGGCATTACCCTTGGACATTACGAGAGGCTTCCGATTACTGTTTCTCCGGAAATTCGTGATGCTGGTAGCGGTGGCCGTCGTGTGGCGGTACGTGCTGAGGCGTATTATGCGCACCGGAGTTTTGCGGAGGATATGTGGCGGAGGAGCGGACAGGAGGGATTTGAGTCGTTTAGTCAGGAAGTGGCTAAGGGTTACGTTCGGAGGGATTTGAGGCCGAAGGATCGGACTTTCCGTGAGCAGATTACATTGTTTTGTTCATCAATTTAG